In the genome of Coregonus clupeaformis isolate EN_2021a unplaced genomic scaffold, ASM2061545v1 scaf0923, whole genome shotgun sequence, the window TTtcagtagtctctctctctctctctctctctctctaaattcaATTCAAGGGATTTATTGGCATAGGAAACATTTTTACATTCCCAAACCAAGTGTAATAGATAATATaccaaagtgaaataaacaatcagaaatgaacagtaaaatttacactcacaaaagtttacAAATAATAGAGAAAATAATAgagactatctctctctctcgcgctcactcacacagtcactcacacacacacacacacacacacaacacacacacacacacacacactcctttctcTTTCCAAAGCGACTCGTGAGGCCGATTGACAGGTTAGAATGAAAATGAGGCGGACACTTGGTCACGACTTCAGTGCAAACGCGTCCTTTTAAGGAGAGCTCTAAACTTGGATCATATCACCATGGGAGCTATTTGTATTGCAAGggacttttgtttgtttttgctcttGTTAAATACTCGCCAAAGCGCTGCTCTTCTAGAGAACCCAGGTACGTTTTCTGAGTTTCAAAGAGGCTGTTTTTACGCAGGCTTTATAAGAGTGTTTGCgctcatgttgttgttgttatcaaAGGATGTATAATTTCCAGACTTAATTTTGTTTTACATTATTATAGTTTGCCCACTCAGTATGGGCTTCAATTGTAGATATTGGAACTTGATGAATCTCTTTTGTTAGTTTGCTTTTTTTAATGAAGTCCTAAGAAGTTTTAATCTACCTACTAACTTGTTTTCTGATAAAAGGAATAACAAATGTACCAATGATAAGGAATGGGTCCTGACTTTTATTTTTTCTTCATTTGAACACTTGGGAATAATGGATCAGGGTCAATGGGATCAATGTTTTGTTAACTTTAGTACTCAGAACCTGGTGAATTAGACTTTTACCTATTTAACTGAAATTATTCAGTGTTGAATTGAATATCGGGGATTTAATGAGGAGCACATTCATCCCAGAATCCTAATGTACATGACTAAAATACAGATTTTTGAGTTTCATAACGAAATGTTGTTCTGTTAACATTTTATGCCATAATGTGTATTTCAAATCCAGATCCATGCGCAGAAGGAAGTGATGGCTGTCACATTGATGCTATTTGTCAGAATACCCAAGCCTCTTACAAGTGCATGTGTAAAGCAGGCTTTAAAGGCGACGGTAAACATTGTGAAGGTAATTATCTCCTCTGTAATTCCTTGTTCCTTTCATCACTCATGTTTGTATTCGGATCATATGAGACACATTTGAATTCTTTGGACTAAGAGCTCCATGGATTACCAATACAAGTTTCAATGACATTTTGATTATATATCATAAACCTTGGCATAATGCATGGATTTGTATTTAAATTATGTGGCCCATCATTTGAAAGGACCCTTTTCCACTAAATGCTCAAATGGCAAACATTAATCAATCTTGACTTGACTCCCTTTTCTTAGACATTGATGAATGCGATATCGAGTACAATGGTGGCTGTGTACACGAATGTAACAACATACCAGGCAATTATCGTTGCACTTGCCATGATGGATTCAATTTAGCGCACGAAGGACATAATTGTCTaggtaagaaacatttcaagctATAAGGTAAACAACATTTGATGTATTGAGTGTCTGacaatcatttagcagatgtaaCTTTAGGCCTATACAGTGAATTAGGATGGCATTAAAAGTGTATGATATCAATAGGGAATTGGTTTATATTGTGCTAAGGCCATTGAACAATGTGTGACAGCCAGGTAAATAGAGATTTGATGTAATATTTCTTTATAGTTTTCATGAAGACTTAGCCTAGAAATTCATTAACATTCATTCAGTTATTTCATTGTTCTGAGAAGTCATGTCCTGGCTCTCCCTGCAGATGTGGATGAGTGTGTGTTCAACAATGGAGGGTGCCAGTATACATGTGTCAACACCATGGGAAGTTATGAGTGCCGCTGCAAAGAGGGCTTCTTCCTCAGTGACAACCAGCACACATGTATCCACCGCTCTGTGGGTGAGTACCCCTGGAATACCTGCCAactctccttcccaccttcaaatgtgtgtatgtgtgtgtatgtgtgtgtgtctgtgtgtctgtctgtgtgtgcatgcgtgagtgtgtgtgtgcacgcatgtcTGTTGTGTCTCGGTCCATCCATGTTTCGTATGTTTGTGTCtcagtctatgtgtgtgtgtgtgtgtgcgtccctatgtgtgtgtgtatgtgtgtgtgtgttatggtagGCTACTAAGCCGTGTCAGGGGCACAGCAGAGAATTATGGAGCTAATTCTCGAATGTTCACATACAAGAGTGTGATTGACAGCACAATAAGGGATGACAGCTGTTAAGTCGGGTCCCCTCTCTGTGGCATTATCTAGAGCAGTCGGGGTTCAAAGGGCCCATGCTGTGGGAAAAGAGCCCTGTGTCCCAGAGAACAAAACAAGTTAATAACTGCAACACTTGGGCTTTTGTGGCCTGTGTCTTACATTAGAATAAAGCTCCCTTTTATGTGTCGGTAGCTTCTTAGCCACAGGTGTTTTTTTATTCTCACTAAATGGAATGAAGAGATGCAAAAGCTTTTCACTACATTGGGTTTCCCTTGGAAAAGTTGCTAAATCCTACCAGCACATCCACTCAGCCGTTGCAGCATAAGTTTAAAGAAGCTGCTCTCTCTACGGTGACCTGGGAGAAGGCCAATGATGGTATTAGGTTAGAAGATAATAATATGATTCTGACTCccatatgcactgagtgtacaaaacattatggacacctgctctttccatgacatatactgaccaggtgaatccgggtgaaagctatgatcccttattgatgtcacttgttaaacccagttcaatcagtatagatgaaggggaggagacaggttaaatgaaggatttttaagccttgagacattttagacattgtgtatgtgtgccattcagagggtgaatgggcaagacaaaatatttaagccgacttgacacaactgtgggaagcattggagtcaacatggccagcatccctgtggaacgctttcaataCCTTGTAGAGCCCATGCACCAaagaattgaagctgttctgagggcaaaaggggggtccACTGCACATTTGATGGGTCCACTGCACTTGCATGTCAGCTGAATGCATCAGCCCTCTCTAGGAAGTGGTATTGTTGGTCCATGGGTTGTGGCAGATTTCTAGTCAGGGGGCTTCAATAATCTATCTTGAGACATAATTTATGTTGCGCAGTGTGAGTTGTTTTGCCTCTGTATTTCATTACGATGTACTATATGTAACAACATGTGAATACAATGTTGTTAGtagtgtaattacagtgttatTACACAGGTATAGGAGCAAcctaatgtaaagtgttacctctCTTTCCCAGAGGGCCTTAGCTGTATGAATAAGGAGCATGGCTGTGCTCACATCTGCAAGGAGACACCCAAGGGAGGAGTGGCCTGCGAGTGCCGCCCAGGATTCGAGCTGGCCAGGAACCAAAGAGGCTGCATCTGTATGTGTGAAGTTTTGTGATTGAACGTATAGCCAGGTCAACCAAGAGTCTTGTTTAGATAACACATGAGTTGAACTTTGGAATTGACCCAAGTTTTGTGTCATTGGCCTAGTGACCTGTAACCATGGTAACGGGGGCTGCCAGCACACCTGCGAGGACATGGAGCAGGGGCCCATCTGCAGGTGTCATGTGAGGTACACCCTGCACCCTGATGGCAGGTCCTGTGTAGGTAAGAGATGACCAACCACAAACCACATCCAGGCTTACTTACATACCTGGTACTTACCTGTAAGCATCTCTACGTATGGCAAACCAGTTTACTTAGTCAACATCGGTGAAATGGACTGAATCCTTCTAGATATTTCCATCTGTACACTTCTTCATTCTCCTCCTTTTTGTTACTCTCCCCCACTGAAACGCACCTGTTTAAATGATCACATCTTGAGCCTGTGGATGAAATGGCAATCCTTTTGAGGAGCTTGCCAGCTCTCCTGATAGCCAGtgtgtatttcttccatttgcacaCCGTGGATATGATAAGCATCAGCCATCAGATAGGAAGGAGACGTACAGTAGTATCTGTTCCTCCCGCGGcgctgctgtgtgtgtggggtcctgGATTATCACTGAGttgtctccatctccatctcacaGTTCCATCTCCTGTCTTATCTGCCACACGCATAGACAGCCACACTGCATGCCTTAGGTGTAAACATGTTACTTGTTACAGAGAGGAACACAGAAGAACATCCAGGGGAGGTAGACTACACTTACAGCGCGCCAAGGCGTGCACTGTGCAGTTCAGCTACTGTGCATcagcagacagaacagaacaggaggcAACTTAGTGCAAACCATTTTCTTAAATGTTTACTTATGTTTATTTTAGTTAGGCTAAAACACTGTGTATGTATCTATGTGTATTCTGTTGGTTAGGTTACTGACTGTTACTCACGTCACCCACTGTCTGTGTTACAGAGCGAGATGAGACAACTACTGAGAGCTCTGATCACAACGCCATGTCCTTCACTGAGGTTGACAAACGTGTCAAGCGCAGACTGCTCATGGGTAAAAATTGTATAATTGCACAATTTCCACTGTTATTACCCATTGTTACCTATACAGCCTAAAATAACTAAACCAAACAGACTCAGCTACTGACTGAGAGGATTCTGTCAGTTGGACTATTTGAATGACTAGTTACCATGGGTTACGCCGCCAGGAATCAGCCAGAGGTGTTTTTCAAAGGGGAGAAGAGCAAGGCCCAGTAAACTAAGGCATTCCACAGGCTTTAGAGCAAACTGTGAAATGACTATGGACCCTTACTTTCTCACCACCCAATTCCTCCCCTGAAAAATATGCTTTTGTGACAGTGTGGTACATTTCACATGTTTTCCTTCCGTTTAGGATGGGGATGGCGTTGGGTTGCCCAATGTATAGCACTGTCAGTCATGGTGTGCTGTGTCAATGTTCACACCTAGTAAAACACTGTATTGACTGTATGTATGTGACTGGGTTGCTAGCTCAGTGTCTATGACTACTGCTGTTGTCTACTCAATGTCTGTTGGTAGGGTTAAAAACCAGACTTTGGCAATAGCACAATAACGACAGTACATGATGTATAGGCATTTTTATAACActttattcagtacagtacacaacaGGAGCATGTTGACATTGAATCTATTCACGTTGGCCTTTCAGAGAACTGTGCCGTGAATAACGGGGGGTGTGACTCCACCTGTAAGGACACATCCACAGGCGTACGCTGCAGCTGCCCTGTGGGCTTCACTCTGCAGCCTGACGGGAAGACGTGCAAAGGTCAGACCAGCCGTCCACCAAGAATCTCAACTCCATCTCTATGGCCTgcctccaaaatggcaccctattccctatttagtgcactacttttgacctgggcccatagggctctggtcaaaagtaatgcactttatagggaataggtgccattttgGAGGCAGGCCatctttatctccatctcttatTATTCAGGTCAATGTACTTTTATTTAACAAGCTTCACATCTCCCCTCCATaggtatttggacagtgaagctaaaatttTTCATTTGGCTCTACACTCCAGTATTTTGGatttgatcaaatgtttcatatgaggctacagtacagaatgtcaccttttattttagagtattttcatacatatctgttttaccgtttaaaAATGAAAACACTTTATGTATCAAGTTCCCCCCCTTGTGAAGAattcataagtatttggacaaattcacttatagtgtataaaagtagtcaaaagtttagtatttggtcccatattccttgcacgcaatgactatatcaagcttgtgactttacaaactcattggatgcatttgcagttttttttggttgtgttttgggttatgttttgcccaacagGAACTGAATGGTTaaatgatgactggagtaatttcctttctaagtgagtagataagatGTTTCTGAATActtctaaattaatcctgataatgccatgattaagaaagatCATGAAAGAATCataaataatgatgagtgagatcATTCTTTCTGCCTCTGTaaccttctcactcatcattattcaagaATCATCCAGAATCATCGTAgcgtccacatgaatgtagaagtgttcagaaacgtattctattcttacttacaataaaagtgactccaaaatggcacaagacattattcaccattcagttcctattgggcaaaacataccCAAAACACAACCTAAACAAACCGCAATGCTTGATGTAGTTTTTGCTTGCAAGGATAATGGGACCAAGTGCTAACCTTTTGACAACTTTAATACACTAAAAGTGAtatacttatgacttctttaaatggggggactagatacataaagtgctttcaatTCTAAACGGCAAAACAGAGATGTAtcgaaataccctcaaataaaagctgACATTATGTACAGTTTCATAAGTATAGAGACACATAAAAAAAActtgcttcactgtccaaatacatatggaggGGAGTGTATGTCTGTCTGAATAATAACTGTTTTATCATTTGCCTTTCACAGACATTAATGAGTGTGAGCTACACAACGGCGGTTGCGACCACTTCTGCAGGAACACCATCGGCAGCTTTGAGTGCAACTGCTGGAAGGGCTTCAAGCTGCTTACTGACGAGCACTCCTGCCAGGGTAGGCCTCTTCTCTTCACTCTCCTGCCCGTCTGCCCTACATCTGGGGAAGGGGCTGAGACAGCACACTATACTGGGCTGTTGTTCTGTGTAGGTGTGCTGGTGGAAGATAAGACAGAGGGTGGGAGGCTGAACGGTTTGCCAGTATCGACTTGCAGGATTCCTCTGAAGATCCTTAACATGTGCTATAATAAAGCTTAACGTTTAGTACAAACTGATTTCTTCCCTCTGATACAACGCGTCATTAAGACGTTGCTGTCTCTATCATTAACTATCAAAAGACAATGCCACATTTCATCACGTAGTGATACCATGCTGTACAATGTAAAACCCCAATATCTACTACCTTAAATTGAAAAATAATATCCCTCTGCTTTTGATTACAGATATAGACGAGTGTTATTTCGAAAGGACATGTGGTCACACGTGTGTGAACTCCCCTGGTGGTTTTGAGTGTGTTTGCAACAAAGGGTACACCCTGTATGGACTGGCCCACTGTGGAGGTAAGACTATACGATGAATGCTTATGGGGCATTATACTTATGGTATGGGGAAAGGGCTTTGACACCATTCTGAATAGTTCATGTTGGTGTTTTCTATAAGACTAATGTGTATAGGGTATTATGCTTATGGTGAAAAAGCTTTGGTACCATCTATACCATTTCACACCATTCTGAATAGTTCATGTTGGTGTTTTTAGTATTTTTTGCTGAAAAAAGGATGGATGCTTTATGAATGAAGTGAGGTGAGAGATGCTGCTAATAACATATGGATGTTTTCCCTGCTTtcttctcagacataaatgagtGCAGTGTGAACAATGGAGGTTGTGAGCAGGGTTGTGAGAACACCATGGGTGGGTTTGAGTGCCACTGCCACCCTGGCGATAAGCTACACTGGAACAAAAAGGATTGTATCGGTAAGACAGTGCCCCTTCAGGCCTGGGGGGGCTCTAGAAGGTTTAGGGTGTGTGCCGTGCACGGTTTGGTGTGTGTGCTCCCTGAGTTGTCCTTTGGGGAGTGTTTGACATCAAATCAGTGGTTGTATCACATGTATGTTTTGAAACTTTTGGGGACTAAAAACAGGAGATACTTTGAGTtattttcttctctttctctttactgctctgtgtctttctctctggtCTTTTGTTTAAAACCTAGGACAAAAACAGAAAAAAGGCAATTGCTGTTGTTCCCATTGTCTTCTTGTCTCCTTGGATAGGTTTCACTCTGTTCCCACAACTTCTCACAacttctatgtctgtctgtctgtctgtctgtatgtctgtctaccACGGTCCAAGTCTGCTCTTTACCTTTGAGTTTGTTATGCTTTCCATCTAGAGGCAGAGGGTTTCCCAGCAACAAAGCCCCCCTCTAAACCGACCTTGAACTGTAGCAGGCAGGAGGGAGGTGACCGCTGCTACCTGACCTGCCAGTCCCAGGTCCATATCACCAGTGGTGAGTTATcagttactactactactatcagactgcatcccaaatggaaccctattcccttcatagtacacaacttttgaccagggcccacagggctctggtcaagggTAGTGCCCTATAcaggaaatagggtaccatttgggacacatatttAGTTACTACTACTATCAGTCTGCAGAGCAGCGCAGCCTCATGTTCCGGCACGCCGTCTGTTTGCTTTTGGCAGCCAGGCCTTTTGTGGCTCTGCCTTTTGTCTGTGGTGGCCTGTCTCATGcccctgtgtgtgtttacagggACGGAGGATTCTTATACAGTGACCTGTGGAATGCCTCTGCCCTGCTTGGCTGGAGCACAAAGGAATGGAAGTGGCTCGTATTGCTTGGGCAAGTACACACCATCACAGATCTGCATCAGCCTCTGTCACTCTAGCCTGACGTAAACAACCAGAAGCACAACATATAAAGGCAAAACAACTTCATACCAAATCAAGTCTTCAGTATTTGCATTTTGATTTATAGACATATGGAAGTCAAGGGATTTTTCCTTTTGATCAAAGGTTAACAATGTGCTATTATTTCCTTTGTACCATAGGACCAGAAATGTCAAGTGTCCTGCGAATTAAGACCACGGCCACTTTTAAGTCTGGCACAGGAAAGTGCAACTTGAAACGTAGTCAAGAGAGACTGAAGGAGAGCCTGAACGCAGCTCACTCAGGTACAGAGGTTTCATTCGTTAAAACAATGCAGATTAACCAGGCACTGCCTACATTTAATGCAACAAACTTGATAACAGGAACCAGACCTCGAGGCTGCTTAGATTAAAGTAAACTGAGAATGAGCCAAATATGAAAGAAATACGTGGGGGTAAGTAGTGCGGTCTGAAATGTTTTGAATGTCTCAGCACTGCACATTGTCTGGCAGTGACAGGGGAAAATTTAATTAGCCATAGCATGCCTTTCAGTTGGGCCCTACCCAGCCATCAATCAAACGGACTTCCGATTGTTGGATTATTTTGTTTCTCCAGTGGGTTCCGCAATTGTGCCATCTCAAAGGACACAATTGGTTCAAATAAAACTTTTCCCAGTCTCCTCTCTTTATCCCCTTGTCCAAAGGCAACAAAAAGAGCAGGGGGAAAAGAGTGCATGTTAAACCGGAAACACAGAGAAGTCACTGCTTTTTAAAGAATGATTAGAAACATCAGTACTTGAACACACAAAGGATATGATCTCCTTCGATTTAAGTGTTATGACATTGCAGTTAAGTTTAATCCTCACTCTACCTGCTACAGGTGGACAGTTATAGACCATATAGTTATTCAGTAgcatgtgtgctgtgtgtgtgtgtctgcgtgcatacatgtgtgtgtttgtctctgtgcatgcatgtatgtgtgcgtgtCCATGTCCTGTGTGGCTGGCCGTGTCCACAGACAGCAGGTCCCCCTTCACGGAGAACGTCCAGTTCAGCTATGTGCGCTTGCGCTGCAGCTCGTCTGGCCACCGGATGCGGAGCCGCCACGGCAGGAAGGCGGGTTACGAGGAGGAGGTCTCCTCCATCACGGCTGAGTTTGAGTTGGATGTGAACCTAGAGGAGGTAACAGGTTGGTCTCTCTGCCCTGCCCTGCTGTGACCCCAGTCCTCTGGCTGACACTctgctttctgtttctctctctgctcttgctTTTCGTCACTAAACAAGCCAAACATGTTAAAGTATCTCCTGTTTTGACGTGGCGTTTTGAGGTGGTGGGATCTTTGGGGAAGGTGGAGGTTTGGAGGTTTCCTTTGTATACTGAGGGAGCAAGTGGTTGATCAAGTtgcctggtgtctgtgtgttggaATTTATATTTTAGTaccggtatgtgtgtgtggttttgtttGCGTGTGTATTGTGGTCTCATTGCGTTACGAGGACCATTTTGGTATCTGGTGTTTCTCTCAGCAGAGAGCTGTGACCTAGGCTGTGTGCGTCGACGCTCAGAGAAGAGGCTGAGGAAGACCATCCGTACCCTGAGGAAGTCCATCCACCGGGAGCAGTTCCACCTACACTTCGCTGGCTCTAACTACGAGCTTGCCAAGAGGCTGGCCCGGCCGGTGGACCTGCCGGAACACTGTGGGAAAGGACAGGTGCTGGTGGACAGGAAGTGTGGTGAGTGAGCATCTTGAGTGTTCTTAGTATCATAAGATATAGGTATAAGTGTATCTATAAGATGAGTATCATGTTGAGCATCTACCTGTATCTGTTTCTGCCTGTATCTGAGCCACCACTGGGGCCTAGCACAGGCCAGAGCCTAGCCCTGGCTCCCACACAGAGCAGCTCAAAGTCATGTCTTAAGAGTCATTGAAATTGGCCATGCCAGCGAGATATATTTAGACAAGTTGGTTTAATGATTGGATTTGGAGCAGGTGTTGGCCAGATGACTGCCATATTTGGGTGCAGATATGCTGTAATGAGCTGGTATGGGGAACGCTTGCTCGGCTCGCACGGAGAACAGAGAGGCTGTTGTTGGCTGGCTCGCAGGGTGAGGAGATCTTCCAGCATCTCCCTGGGATAAAGTGCAACAGAAGGTGTGATGGCTGCCGCTAGCTTTTGCTGTTGTTGCCGCTGGTCCTATTTAGTTTTACAGCCATAATGGAGGAAAAGTCCATTAGCTTTAATGGCACCCTGTCAACATCAGCGGTGGAAAGGAGGCTGGCATGTGTTTTCTCTGGCAGAGGGGAGGGGAGCAGAAAGCTGCGTGCCCCCAGTTCAGGGCCTCACAGTAAGCATAGTAAGCCCACTGCCTGCTGCTGCGCTCTGCTTGTCTGTCTCAATGTGGTCAGTAGAAGGGGGTCAGTTTTCTGTCCACCGTTAACTCTGTAATGATTGGTATTCTACCTCTAGAGCCCCTGTCTTAACCTGATCCAAGCCATCTATTTAAGAGGTCTGAAGACTATTGTAGACGACCTCTCAAAGCTGTTCTAGCCTGCCTCTGTCTTGATCCAGAGCTCTCCtctcttactccccacccttatTGAGGTTGAGTGGGTGAGGATGGAGGGGGTTTTGTGGGGGAAGGATGGTGTTTGATCCATTCTGGTTCTTAGAGCTTTTTAAGAATAAAGACTGCCCATAGCTGGTTAAATGTATTGATTTTCATACAAGAGGGAAAAATCATGAAACTTAATCATTTTTGGCGGAAATAGTCTAATTGTTTTACAAACCAAGCATCTCTTAATCTAatttaaaataaatgtaatccTTAATCCAAGGTATCCCCAGCAAAGCGGACTCTCGCTGGTGTCTGTTTCTTTCTGCCTCCAAATAACAGTAGACTAACATGTTGTGCTGGATTCAAATGACCCTTAGctgttgtttttgctttgtagcttgttgtttttgtgttttaTATGAGCTACTTACCTCATAAGTAAGTCGTAAGTCTTAAAACTAAAAGAACCCAAAAGAGTAAAGTTGCCAATGTGTAGGCAGTGGTGTAGACATGTCATTTGGAAGGGGGGCTGAATGGAAGCCGTAACCCCCTGCTCTATAAAGGAGCTATATTTTTCCCTCCACTTCTGGCTTAGCTCACTGAGTGCAGTTGAAACCTTTCAGTTTGCCCACTCCATTGTAAATACCATTGGGGCTCGTTGTCACTGCTTCAGTGGGAAGAGAAATCCTCCACAACAACATGGCCTCAGCCTCACTAGTACTGAGAGAAAAGCAATGCCTTCTTATTCCTCACTCTTCAAATATCTAGCACTCTTTCTCTCAAACCAAATTGCGAACGTTATGAATCTCATGATATAGTACAAGGCAGTATTCCAATAAACCAACCGGGAAATATCCCATATGTGTGATCAGAGTTTTTTTTCATTCTAAATAATTAATGATTGATCAACAACAACATTTGCATTTCTTATGCCTCAACCCAGTATAAGAATCAGCTGTATGTTGGATTTTAGTTTCAGACCACTTAATGAGGCAGAATTACTGTATTACTATGAAAAACAACAATAGCCAACAGCAAAACGTGCCAGTGTGTAGTATCTGAAACCCTGTGTACAAATATTCTCCTGATCTCTTTTACGTACAATTGTGCATGTTCGTTTTAACATGGGAGATGATTAGGAAGTGCTGTGATTCAAGCTGTGAGTTTGAGTGCTATATCCCCCCTCAGTCAGGGCCACTCTGCATGACCCCAGCCACTAAACTGCTGCGGAGAATTGACTTCAGCGACACCATGGGAATTAATTAGCATCAGCTGTTTGGGCCTCTGCTTGATAGGCGCAAGAAGTGACTGGGGTAGGCAGAATGGGGGGATTCAGAACCCTGACCCCTTTTATTGGGTTCAGCTCCTTACCATTGTGACACCATAGTGTTTGCCTATGTCATCAAATACTTGAATAGAGGTGAAAGGTCTTTTAAACCTCTTTGGGGCCATCAATTCGAGGACTCTATAGAATTGCCTCTGCATTTGAAAGGCTTCAAggttttttccctctctctctcttctcttctctcgctctctccatcatATAAAAGCTGGTGGAGACAATGCGACGGTGGCTCCTCATGGTCATTCAGGAT includes:
- the LOC123485982 gene encoding signal peptide, CUB and EGF-like domain-containing protein 2 isoform X1, encoding MGAICIARDFCLFLLLLNTRQSAALLENPDPCAEGSDGCHIDAICQNTQASYKCMCKAGFKGDGKHCEDIDECDIEYNGGCVHECNNIPGNYRCTCHDGFNLAHEGHNCLDVDECVFNNGGCQYTCVNTMGSYECRCKEGFFLSDNQHTCIHRSVEGLSCMNKEHGCAHICKETPKGGVACECRPGFELARNQRGCILTCNHGNGGCQHTCEDMEQGPICRCHVRYTLHPDGRSCVERDETTTESSDHNAMSFTEVDKRVKRRLLMENCAVNNGGCDSTCKDTSTGVRCSCPVGFTLQPDGKTCKDINECELHNGGCDHFCRNTIGSFECNCWKGFKLLTDEHSCQDIDECYFERTCGHTCVNSPGGFECVCNKGYTLYGLAHCGDINECSVNNGGCEQGCENTMGGFECHCHPGDKLHWNKKDCIEAEGFPATKPPSKPTLNCSRQEGGDRCYLTCQSQVHITSGTEDSYTVTCGMPLPCLAGAQRNGSGSYCLGPEMSSVLRIKTTATFKSGTGKCNLKRSQERLKESLNAAHSDSRSPFTENVQFSYVRLRCSSSGHRMRSRHGRKAGYEEEVSSITAEFELDVNLEEVTAESCDLGCVRRRSEKRLRKTIRTLRKSIHREQFHLHFAGSNYELAKRLARPVDLPEHCGKGQVLVDRKCVSCTVGTYYDRDQGRCVLCPAGMYQDEEGQTSCEVCPGPEVRGSPRSVGAQNISECGGQCPSGQFSHDGFIPCLPCPLGTYQPEVGRTSCFHCGGNLVTKHNGAVSFQECETKVQCSPGHYYNTSTHRCIRCPMGTYQVEFGQNYCISCPGNTTTDFDGSTNIMQCKNRHCGGELGDFTGYIESPNYPGNYPANIECTWTINPPPKRRILIVVPEIFLPIEDECGDYLVMRKSSLSNSVTTYETCQTYERPIAFTSRSKRLWIQFKSNEGNSGKGFQVPYVTYDEDYQELIEDIVRDGRLYASENHQEILKDKKLMKALFDVLAHPQNFFNYTAQESREMFPKSFIRFLRSKVLRFLRP
- the LOC123485982 gene encoding signal peptide, CUB and EGF-like domain-containing protein 2 isoform X3 is translated as MGAICIARDFCLFLLLLNTRQSAALLENPDPCAEGSDGCHIDAICQNTQASYKCMCKAGFKGDGKHCEDIDECDIEYNGGCVHECNNIPGNYRCTCHDGFNLAHEGHNCLDVDECVFNNGGCQYTCVNTMGSYECRCKEGFFLSDNQHTCIHRSVEGLSCMNKEHGCAHICKETPKGGVACECRPGFELARNQRGCILTCNHGNGGCQHTCEDMEQGPICRCHVRYTLHPDGRSCVERDETTTESSDHNAMSFTEVDKRVKRRLLMENCAVNNGGCDSTCKDTSTGVRCSCPVGFTLQPDGKTCKDINECELHNGGCDHFCRNTIGSFECNCWKGFKLLTDEHSCQDIDECYFERTCGHTCVNSPGGFECVCNKGYTLYGLAHCGDINECSVNNGGCEQGCENTMGGFECHCHPGDKLHWNKKDCIAESCDLGCVRRRSEKRLRKTIRTLRKSIHREQFHLHFAGSNYELAKRLARPVDLPEHCGKGQVLVDRKCVSCTVGTYYDRDQGRCVLCPAGMYQDEEGQTSCEVCPGPEVRGSPRSVGAQNISECGGQCPSGQFSHDGFIPCLPCPLGTYQPEVGRTSCFHCGGNLVTKHNGAVSFQECETKVQCSPGHYYNTSTHRCIRCPMGTYQVEFGQNYCISCPGNTTTDFDGSTNIMQCKNRHCGGELGDFTGYIESPNYPGNYPANIECTWTINPPPKRRILIVVPEIFLPIEDECGDYLVMRKSSLSNSVTTYETCQTYERPIAFTSRSKRLWIQFKSNEGNSGKGFQVPYVTYDEDYQELIEDIVRDGRLYASENHQEILKDKKLMKALFDVLAHPQNFFNYTAQESREMFPKSFIRFLRSKVLRFLRP
- the LOC123485982 gene encoding signal peptide, CUB and EGF-like domain-containing protein 2 isoform X2, which translates into the protein MGAICIARDFCLFLLLLNTRQSAALLENPDPCAEGSDGCHIDAICQNTQASYKCMCKAGFKGDGKHCEDIDECDIEYNGGCVHECNNIPGNYRCTCHDGFNLAHEGHNCLDVDECVFNNGGCQYTCVNTMGSYECRCKEGFFLSDNQHTCIHRSVEGLSCMNKEHGCAHICKETPKGGVACECRPGFELARNQRGCILTCNHGNGGCQHTCEDMEQGPICRCHVRYTLHPDGRSCVERDETTTESSDHNAMSFTEVDKRVKRRLLMENCAVNNGGCDSTCKDTSTGVRCSCPVGFTLQPDGKTCKDINECELHNGGCDHFCRNTIGSFECNCWKGFKLLTDEHSCQDIDECYFERTCGHTCVNSPGGFECVCNKGYTLYGLAHCGDINECSVNNGGCEQGCENTMGGFECHCHPGDKLHWNKKDCIEAEGFPATKPPSKPTLNCSRQEGGDRCYLTCQSQVHITSGTEDSYTVTCGMPLPCLAGAQRNGSGSYCLGPEMSSVLRIKTTATFKSGTGKCNLKRSQERLKESLNAAHSDSRSPFTENVQFSYVRLRCSSSGHRMRSRHGRKAGYEEEVSSITAEFELDVNLEEVTESCDLGCVRRRSEKRLRKTIRTLRKSIHREQFHLHFAGSNYELAKRLARPVDLPEHCGKGQVLVDRKCVSCTVGTYYDRDQGRCVLCPAGMYQDEEGQTSCEVCPGPEVRGSPRSVGAQNISECGGQCPSGQFSHDGFIPCLPCPLGTYQPEVGRTSCFHCGGNLVTKHNGAVSFQECETKVQCSPGHYYNTSTHRCIRCPMGTYQVEFGQNYCISCPGNTTTDFDGSTNIMQCKNRHCGGELGDFTGYIESPNYPGNYPANIECTWTINPPPKRRILIVVPEIFLPIEDECGDYLVMRKSSLSNSVTTYETCQTYERPIAFTSRSKRLWIQFKSNEGNSGKGFQVPYVTYDEDYQELIEDIVRDGRLYASENHQEILKDKKLMKALFDVLAHPQNFFNYTAQESREMFPKSFIRFLRSKVLRFLRP